GGCTCCCTCCCTCCAAGCTCAACATCCCCCATCATCATGATTTCAGCAACAATGCAATTACGTCACCTATTTCACCAATCATTGAATTTATGAATACATCTCCTTTTAGCTCAATAGTAGTACGCTGGTCTTTCACACGGGCGACGAGGGTTTGAGCCTCGCTCAAAGCAGTACAAAAAACAACTCTGCCGACAAAGAGAGAGAGCAAcacaaagaaagagagagagcgaaAGAGAGATTGGGAGAACACAATCACTAGATTGACAGCTATGAACACCAATCATTGCATTCTACCGACAAAACCGGGGGCCCCTGGGTTTCAGCCCAGGTAAGCCCGTGCAATAGGCCGCCTTGTCTCCgtcaatggtccccaaccaccggtccgggaaCCAGTACCAGTccgtgacacatttgctaccgggccgcagagaaacaGGAAATAACGACttcattttctccgacttaacttttgcctgtcccacaagacacaccaataagcttgtttatagatgtacaataaaactactAATAGAAATTTTTCATTTGttacatgatacaatgcacattgctcattgcaaagaaacaagtccagggctcccactaatacagcgttatagtgagttgtatatTTCATGCACTTAATTTGGCTGTATTTATCTAGAACAAGTTGAAAGTCGGTCCGTGAAAGTAAttcctacattaaaccggtccgtggtgcaaaaaaggttggggaccactggtctacatgacatgtaatcgtggttctttggtcaaaattttgcataggatgatattttacagaccatttttgAGCTGGTCTTAGACTGTCTCCTTAGGAtgcaccattttgtgggcgggCCTTATCTACATACCTTCACATTGACTGCGTCTTCTACCCATTAGCCATGTTGTAGCTTTTAGTGTTTCCATAGCAAGTCTACTCACAGATATAAGtgagaactatacgctactttgtattagaacaGGAAAAGAAGCATATGCATGTACGagtcagtctgccccacaacaagaggaaagaggaaaagaacaagcTTATTGACAACAActaggactacaaaggcggacgcccGCAAGGCAGTCTGGGCACAtttataccatatatggatatTTATGCTGCTGACATTTTTCCCAACGGATGACTCAAAGGTTGTGCAAATTTCAAACAGATGTTTGAAGAAGTATGAAAGAAGGcaggattgttttataaatatctccacaatgcctccattttcaggacttatgcagagccCTAATACACACAGTAATAGAGTTTGTTTTGCATATTAGGACCCCTTTAGGCCAGAAAGTTTCTATTTGAAATGACTATAgatttgtgccatgtctgttatgttttttctacaaaattaaacaactgaatgaGCATCCTCCAAGTCTGGTGATTCCATCATTTTTGCCAGAGGTTGCAGACTTATGCATGtgtttatgtataaaaaaaatatgtctaaAACTAGGTGGTTGGGGCTTATATTTAGGTgcactctatagtctggaaattcTGGTAAGTCAATTCTGCAATTTTACAACTATGAAGATAATACCAGTTTCTAAGGTTATAATCCCCAAAAGCAATTATTGCTGACCGACAAGGATTTTATACATCACACCCAACGCTGGCGCTGACTTCCTCAAGCGTCTAAGTATCTGACTTCTGGATGTCCTGAGGCCAATGTGAAAGCAAATATCCCACTTCACTGGGTACTGTATAAAAGGCAAAGTTTGAGAAATGCCAGCTCTTCTTTTTCGCCTCCAATGTGGACTTTTAGCAGGTTCTCAAATGTGGACTTTTAGCAGGTTCTTTGTGCAGGAGAGGCTAATGGGACCCTCAAATGTTTTCATTTCTGCAAGCGTTGTCTTAAGATGTGTCTACATTGTATTAAGTGTGAAAAGTAAAAGCCATGTGAAGCTGGAACTGTGCAGTGGAAAAGGGGCAAAACATACTGTCACCGATCATTCAAGAATAGTCTTCTTACCTTGTTCGTTTAGAACAACAAACTCAACATGTCTCTCTCCTCTCTGATTTCCctctacaccccccccccccattcccTCCCCCCAAAACCTATCTCGGTCGAGAGCCAGGGAGTGAAGAGGAGGTGCTGTAGGCGCCATGCATGCCTTGAGTCCTTCGCATGCTGCTGACGCCACCACCTGAGCTACTGGGTGGCGTCGGTGGAAGGCGGGGGGAGTAATGTACTGCGAATTGAcgagacgaggaggaggaggatgaagaggAGGAAGCGGCAGCAGAGAGAGCGGCAGAGGAGGACGGGGTGAAAGAGGAGATGGTAAGAGTGAGGGACGAATGCGCCCTCTGGTGATGGAGAGAAGAGTGGGAGAGACGGACGGAGTGGAGGGAGTCAGACCGAGAGGGTGGTGGGGATTCGGCGTGCAAGGGAGCACTGTGCAGGGGTGGCGGCGGGGGCAGCAAGAGCGTGGGAGTGGAGGGGCTGTGCAGCACCGACTGGGTGCGGCTATGCTGGGCCTGTGACgtggaggaggaggatgaggggAGAGGTGAGGATGCGGAGGCCAGGCGCATTGAGGCGGGCTGGGGGGTGTTTTGTTGGGAGGAGGAGAGACTGAGCAGAGAGCTGAGGCCTCCTGAGGTGGGCAACGACGCCCCAAACTGATGGGAGGACACCGAGGGAACCGCATGATGAAAGATTCCTGCAAATCATACAGTAGAAATGGAGGGAGGGGATAAAAGTgtcaaagaggaagaagaggaggaggaggggtgggggtggggggggacaaAGAGAAAAGCGAGGGCTGAGCAAGGTTGTGCATAGCGCCAAGCAAGCACACAAAAAGCAAACAGAGTCAAACCACCGTGCCTTTAAAATGAACCCGATCTGATTTAATTGAAACAAATGATAGTAGATCATTTTGTTTTGCAAGTGACTTGACTCTGACAAACTACCACCAAAAAAAAACACCGACAGATAATAGCCAACATATCAAAGGGCAAATACAATTGCAAATGAcgactgtttttttttcaagggTGTTCGTATCTGCAAGCAAGCAGCCAGTGGAAGCAAGGCAGCACAGCCAGCCAGTCGCAGGCGCTTGGACCTCCACTTACCTCACAATGAGCAGACCTAGCTTTCATATGACGAAACCCGACAAACACGATTCTCTTTTTCTGAGTGCTAAGTTAAGAAGAAAAAACAACATGTACTAACCTCCTGCTGCTCCACCTGCCAGCCCAGCGGTAGAGAAACTCCCAAGGCCAGAATGTCCGTTGACCAGTCGTGTGTTCCCGCCTGCGTTGGAGCTTCCTGTTTGGGCGCCGAACAGTGACTGTAGGACCGAGGTCCCTCCTAGTGGAAACTGTGAACCAAGGTACTGACCCACAGAAGATCCTGTCGAGGAAACCGTGACAGCGCTGGCCCCAACTTTCCCACTAAGAATGCCTCCTCCATTGCTGGCGGCAGCTGACATGAAGAGGTTCTGACTGGAGTGGCCACTGCTGGTCTTCAGCTCCCAATCGCGAGGGGCCTTCGGTTTCTGTAGAGCCTGGCGCGGCTCAGACATGCTTCCGCCCTGGGTTCCGCCGCTAGCACCACTGCGGTTTCCAGTTTCTTGACTGAGGAAAGGGTTGGGGTAGTTGGATAACTCTCCATCGCTACACTTCCTTGGCTGCTGATGGTGTTGTTTGTAATCAGAGTCTAAGTCCCGGTTTGAACCTCCCATTCCAAACGGAGATCCTCCTTGTCTAAGGTCTGAGTTGCATTGCTTGGGGTCAGAAATGGGTGAAAAAGTTGACTTCCATTTGCTTGTGGAGGACaaggatgatgaggaggaggaggcctCACTACCTGTGCTGTTACCACTGCTGTTCCCAGACTTCCTGCCTAAAAGACGGAAACAGTAAATATTAGGgaacatgaagaaggaaaactATTTTAAGCATTTGTATTACCTCTTTCATTTTCCCCTATTCTATTGTGTCCATCTCTGCTTTCCAAGGAAATTGTAGCAATTTTTCTTTCAATTCTAGATGGAAAACCACAGAAAATTTCAGGTATTCTATAATCTCGGCATACACTTTTACACATGCAGTTTGTTCCCTCTCTGCTTGTGATCAGCGTAGCGTAGATAATGTGGCCTTTTTTTGCTCAGTTTAGTTTAACCCTTGTGCAATCCTAGGGCCAAAAACGGGCATATGTTCCTTATATGATTGTTTAGTTTGAAGGTTAGTGGTCTGAAATTTCGCCAGGCTTTTGTTAGAATAGGATATAAAATTATACAAAATTTCTCTTAAGAACGCTCTCCTCCCCATTGACTCCCATTACAAATTATATTTTTAACTGACTGTAATGCTGATATATTACTGCGTTCGCATGAAAACGgaattaaaaacacaacaaaacacgaaAATATTGTTTTCATATGATTGCGCCCCTTAACCATCAGATGACCCCAGATAACCATGATGCAAGCCCGAGTATAAATGAGTTTAACTACCATTAAATTGCTAGAATGAAATGAAAGTGATCTTGGGCAGTTATACTcaggtgaaaataaaaaaaaagtagaaatatCACACAGGTTTGTTTAATACAGCAATTAAATCTATGAGGtgaaacaaatactgtatataacaTAGGCTCATAGGACGCAACTGAAGACATTTCAAGACTTATtttggcgtggcgaagttgggagagtggccatgccagtaatctgagggttactggttcaatccccaccttctaccctcctagtcacgtccgttgtgtccttgagcaagacacttcacccttgcccctgatggtgtgtgaatgtgcgtgtgaatgggtgaatgtggaaatactgtcaaagtgctttgggctccttaaaaaggggtagaaaagcgctatacaagtacaaccatttaccattaatTTACTGTTCATGATTATATTGACAGCTAATAAGAAGCTCTGATTGAAACTCTCAGAATATTTGGGGTTTTCAAAAACCGCAAGCAATGATCATCACAATTTTAACAAATAAatgcttgacatatctcactttgcatttaTACCACAAATTAGTTTCCCCTGTATACAACAGCAGATATTTATAAAAGACTTGTGTGAACTCCAACTCAACAAAGTTTTGACTGCTTTCACTCTCATTATAGCTCAGTAGGCACTAAAACTATTTGTTTTTTACTTATCGATTGAATCTAAATGCTTTGAGGAAAAATAGAAGAAAATTGAGAAAGAGAGGAACATCTATATTAGCAAAAAGTGCAGGAACTGGAACCCCTAAAGAACACTTTAAAAAGCAAGACCAGCTTCCGGCAATTGGGTGTAATTCTACACTATTTTACCTTTAGATTTGTTACCATCTACCAATGTCTTTTTGAAACTTATATATCTCATGTATTAATCTACCCcagaattttaaatttttaagtGGATAATTTACTAACATTACCATTATTGAAAAGTTATGTATAATTATttaacatgcatgcaaagaagTCTGAAAACTtttcccatttggcaactctatcctgTAGCCATGCACCCTCGGGTAATTTACTTCCAGTTTTGTGATCTCTGTTTACAATCGGTCACGTCAAAAATATCCCTTGTCCCTGgctaataataaatattgtagAACTTCAACTGTTTCAGAAGAGTGTTGGGGTTGTAATTATCCAATTATGATTAGCAGCCAGGTGGACAGCCAGGAACTGAGAGCGAATGGAAATGACAGCAAGCTAGTTTTGGTGCTCCTGATCTTTTCCCTGTCCTGCAACTTAGTGTGGCGTTTAAGCGGGAGGAACAGCGAGTACCTGCGGCTGAGGTGACCGTTCAATACACTTTGTTTATATcgtattttttattgatatttcatttaaaaaaacgcaGAGGTGAtattttacaccaaaaataaaTGTGTACAAAACATGGATTTTAGCTTTTTTGCAGCAATTGTACATGCATGAAATCAATGTTGTCAAGAATTAATGACCTTTTAAtggttataattacacaaaattccATTCTGCAAAAAATAGGTGTTTCCTCAGAATGTTAGTATTGTGTTTAAAATCCTGGGAAAATGTGTTTAAAGCAATACCAAATTGTTACAAGGATAACTCTTGAACCACAAATGTCAGATGTCTAAATTTGACTGTACTAATGAATGTTGGTGACTTCTACTTAGAACAAATGTGCTTTTTCCTCAAAATTACAGTATTGTGCTTTGAATCCTGGGAAAATGTGTTTAAAGCAATACCATTTTTTATCtgtatttttggggaaatgtttttatattttacattttcccaTTAATAAAAATAGCTATTTTTGACAAAAAGGTCATAagacatgaaaaaaatatttattgcatTGAAAGTTATCTTTTGCTGACTTATGACACTTGTGAGCGGGACCTTTTTGGatcctaggagtaagtgtgtatagtcaatctaaaaacttgcacaagggttAATACTGGGGTCTGTCAATGAGACTAAATGAGAACACGCAGCTGGTTATTCGTTCAAAAACACTTGGTGAAAAGAGAACAGTTGACTTGACTTCTAGTAATAACTTTACCGTGAGCTGGAGCCGTCAGCAGGGTATCCTGAGTCGTCATCATCAGAGCTGGGGGCGGAGGAGTAGTGACCTGTACCATTCACCTCAACAGGGCGCTCTCTCTTCAGGACAGGAGGTTGGTTAATTTCAGTCCTTGCCGGGCTGCGACTTGATTGCTCTGGCGACGAGATGGCAGAGATCTCCAGAGGTTGGTTTATGTTGTTCACCTGGACAAAAATCACAAACATCGAGTTATTTTTCAACTTGACGCGCTGCGCTGGTTGTCAAATTTGTTTCATTTAACAGCAACAAAACTGTCGTCCTTCAGTGACTGACCATGGAATTGATGTTGAGTGGTGACCCAGAGGAGTGGTTGTTGGCGTTGATCCCAGGGAATGATCTCCTCTTAGGTGAGCCGCTGGCTGCTATGGCCGCTGTGGAGCCGCGCTTCCTCCTCCCCCGCTTACGTCCCTCTTGAGAAGCGAGGCAGTGAGCGGAGTGTGATGAAGACACGTGCGCTGGTGTGTGACTGTGCTGTGTGCCGGGGGACTGGTGGTTGTGGTTGCCGTGGTTACTGTGGTATCCCTGCTTGGTTGAGCTGCCAGCGTGATGGTGGAGGCGTGATCCTCCGGCCACGCTGCCTCCGCTGCCTGATgacgaggaagaggaggacgaggacgaggacgaggaGAAAAACATTCTCCTCCGTAGTTCATTGTCCTGCGGTTCCGTGTCAGAGTCTGCTTCTTGGCATTCTTCGCCGCCATCTTCTGTAAGTATCCTAGGAGGTCCGTCTGCATAATGAAGAACACCCCCAGTGCTGATTGGGGGGCTTTGAATGGGACCTCCTCTGCTCAGCGGTCCTGCCAgaggtgtgtttgtgtttggaggCGATGAAGAAGCACCATTTTGATCCTCTGGGTGTAGACCTCCATTCATGAGCCCTGAGCAAGATGAATATCCTATATAACATATTGATAATAATGACACAAGGCAATAATTTGAAAGCTCACACAAATGAACAGTGGTCTACAGATAGTCCTTACCATTGATTTGACAGGCCTGAGACACAGGACTTGGAGTACTTCTCTACAACAATAAGCAAAAACAGCAAATTGTGATACAAAATAAAGAGTAAAACATAGGACTGATTCAATAACACATGTTGCACGACAATATATTGTCCCACAAATTATTTCCAATATACAATGTTATCAGTATCATTTTGGATTATTTTAAGCACTAGTGTAATCATAATTTTATATAATAACGATAATGCATGTAACCCAAGGCTATGTGGGTGTCAGAAGCTAGCAGTCCCGCCTCTAGACACAGAGACAAATATTGAGGATGAATTAGAAGAGGGTTCACTTCCTTAAGTTATTTGTGCTATTGATCAAACTGCCCCAGGTGCTGGGAGCAAAACCGAGTAAAAACCAATTGCACCCTGTTGGAAAGTGGGAGATGaggaaaacaaaaacacgaaCATGGCAATTTATTGATACAGGCAAACTTATCAAGTTCGATTCATTGACTTATCGGCCCAGGAGAGAGAGCTGCATGATTAATCAACAAGAAATATacattgaggttttaattagtgtGATAACGTAACTGCAAGGGGCGgggatttttgtgtttttttctctgaACTGTGATGCAGCAGTTTGTTTAATGTAAAATcatccactcctttgtctcattttatcCACAAagagttttatgctgtgtgtgaatgcacaaaggtgtgctttgttgatgttattgacttgttggagtgctaatcaggcatacttggtcactgtatgactgcaagctaatcaatgcgaacatgctatttagactagctgtatgtacatattgcatcattatgcctcatttgtaggtatatttgatcttatttaatttcctttacataTTTCCTCTgtatgtttagttttttattccatgtttcatgacatattatctgtatgtaatattggctgcatttctgatcgtTGTTAGTGCGCCAtggtgttccagaccacagcaaacgttaccgagctggcaaagattgtaataaatccattaaaagaagacgtttcctttaacttggacacacacatctatgcctttggtcattctaagacagtcatttccaggagttatctcaccctctcagaagttttacttatgttttccaatgttgtaatgatgtgtagaataaatattacatttcaacatttctgcaaagaagatttgcatcagcctgtgacacgcagtcattttgatagtaggctgatataactAATTAGCTACtcatatcatgtgttgtcttcattataacacttatataagacttttaaagtcattttgatagtaggctaatatagcaatttagccacttacatcatgtgttgtcaacattatgacacttatataagtctttggattttttgcggctccagaccgattacGTTTTtatatttgtggtccaatatggctctttccacATTTTGGGTTGCCCAACCCTGGTCTAAAATGTCTTCTTTCACCCATTATTTATGCAGTCTTATGCTTTTTTGTGTATTCAAATATAAAAATCGCAAATCAAATCGCAATCAGGTGTTTTCTCAAATCTTGCAgcccctgcccaggcatagtaaAATATTTAATTTGGATGAAAATGCTCACCAGCCTCTCAGCCCGACTAGGCAACACAACACTGGCCAACGGAATGCTGACTGGAAGTTTGCTTGGGTGGACAGTGCTCAGAGGAATACTTATTGGAAGGCTTTTGATGCTGCTTTCTCCCTGAACAGATGGACTCTTCTCCTTTCCACCCTGAATGGAgaattgtttaaaaaacaaaatccagtataaatatataaatacaataacaAGCATCAAAATACTGAAAGAGCCCAACATCTACCCTCTCAGTGCTCCTCTGTGTATCAGATGCATTAGGAGACAGGCTGCTCTGCTTGGCTCCAAGAGGGGAGTTCATGCCACCCATTTCCATCCTGAAATAATGATGTAGTTAAAGCGGTTTAATTAATCCACTTGAAATGCTATAGCAGTACAGACCTGTGTGTGGGCAGCCCGAGGCCTTTCAGGTGGCCAGAGACCGTGGGCTCCTGGTTCAGATGCCTGCGCAAGGCAATTTTGGCTGGGGAGAAGCGTGTGTAATCAGGAAGAGCGTGGGAGATCTGCAGTCTCTGCCGAGCTTCAGGCATGGCAGACACGATCTCGTGGTCGGGAGAGATGGGGAGATAGCGGGAAAGGAGCTCAGTCTTAGTGCTTGGCCGCTCAAAAGAAGGCGAGCTGGTGCCGTTGATGAGTCGTTCTGGGCTGATGCCATTAAGAGCATGGGCAGAAGACAGGGCAAACTTGGAGGTGTCCATGTCTGCGGAGGAGCAGGCATCTGGGTTCTTTCTATAAGGTGAATCCTCACGAGGGCTGTAAGATTTGAGCTGAAGAAGCTCCTGCTGCCTTTGACTTTTCTCCAGCTCTACAATGCTGATCTGAAGACACCAGAGGGAGCCATTATGCAATTAAACAACAGTGTTAATGCATGAGCATGTCCTCTCCATACCTGCAACTCTAAGCAGTGCCTCTGCTTCTCAGAGATTTGTCTCCGCAGGGCCTGCTTCTCCTTTAGTAAATTTTCCAGACACAACGAGCCCCAATCCAGCTTCAGCTCCTCACATCGAGACTTCAGCtagaacaaaaaaatattttttaaaaaggcaaGATTTGGAAGGATGATGCTTTATTAAAAAAATCCGGCAGCAGGTACCAGTAGCAGGCTGTGGTCTTTCAGTAAAGCCATGTCTCTCTCGAGCTGTTTTGTCTGCTCTTTCAGCTGATGGTTATGAGCTGATATCTCCTTCTGAGCCTGCAGCAGGTCCTCCACAGTGAGAGCTTTCACTCCCAGCTGAAATACACTCAAAATGTCAAGTTTAAACAACACACAAGACCGTCCTTGACGACAGAAAGACAACACAAAGCAAGATTTTCCACTCATACGTTCTTTCTGCCTTTGCTGCAGTATTAAACATCCCATATTTTGCTAACTTCACTTTCGAATAGGGATGTAACGGGTTTGTGGATACGGCGATACTTTGGCTAAAAATCTTCACAAAACTACCTTAACGCCTGAATCAAACAAAGACT
This genomic window from Nerophis ophidion isolate RoL-2023_Sa linkage group LG26, RoL_Noph_v1.0, whole genome shotgun sequence contains:
- the dot1l gene encoding histone-lysine N-methyltransferase, H3 lysine-79 specific isoform X1, encoding MGEKLELKLKSPVGAEPAGYPWPLPVYDKHHDAAQEIIETIRWVCEEIPDLKLAMENYVLIDYDTKCFESMQRLCDKYNRAIDSIHQLWKGTTQPMKLNKRPSNGLLRHILQQVYNHSVTDPEKLNNYEPFSPEVYGETSFDLVAQIIDEMEMMEDDTFVDLGSGVGQVVLQVAAATTCKHYYGVEKADIPATYAETMDKEFKKWMKWYGKKHGEYTLERGDFLSEEWKERIANTSIIFVNNFAFGPEVDHQLKERFANMKEGGKIVSSKPFAPLNFRINSRNLSDIGTIMRVVELSPLRGSVSWTGKPVSYYLHTIDRTILENYFASLKNPKLREEQEAARRRQQKDTKDSKSNSTTPTKTKEQIKQDSGGEEEQPPLVTVVKPAAKPRRAKLISKGRKLNNNSNKKRGRPKKAAPAVDKNKKNQSALDLLHAKTLSAAPPQDAYLQPRSPFYQLPPKVQHYPANQLLLSPTPPGLQNLLDNFKVQYLQFMAYMKTPQYRSNLQQLLEQEKQKHRDLSGQAEQLHSVCQAHKDKIKGLFQTKLDELGVKALTVEDLLQAQKEISAHNHQLKEQTKQLERDMALLKDHSLLLLKSRCEELKLDWGSLCLENLLKEKQALRRQISEKQRHCLELQISIVELEKSQRQQELLQLKSYSPREDSPYRKNPDACSSADMDTSKFALSSAHALNGISPERLINGTSSPSFERPSTKTELLSRYLPISPDHEIVSAMPEARQRLQISHALPDYTRFSPAKIALRRHLNQEPTVSGHLKGLGLPTHRMEMGGMNSPLGAKQSSLSPNASDTQRSTERGGKEKSPSVQGESSIKSLPISIPLSTVHPSKLPVSIPLASVVLPSRAERLRSTPSPVSQACQINGYSSCSGLMNGGLHPEDQNGASSSPPNTNTPLAGPLSRGGPIQSPPISTGGVLHYADGPPRILTEDGGEECQEADSDTEPQDNELRRRMFFSSSSSSSSSSSSSGSGGSVAGGSRLHHHAGSSTKQGYHSNHGNHNHQSPGTQHSHTPAHVSSSHSAHCLASQEGRKRGRRKRGSTAAIAASGSPKRRSFPGINANNHSSGSPLNINSMVNNINQPLEISAISSPEQSSRSPARTEINQPPVLKRERPVEVNGTGHYSSAPSSDDDDSGYPADGSSSRIERKIATISLESRDGHNRIGENERGRKSGNSSGNSTGSEASSSSSSLSSTSKWKSTFSPISDPKQCNSDLRQGGSPFGMGGSNRDLDSDYKQHHQQPRKCSDGELSNYPNPFLSQETGNRSGASGGTQGGSMSEPRQALQKPKAPRDWELKTSSGHSSQNLFMSAAASNGGGILSGKVGASAVTVSSTGSSVGQYLGSQFPLGGTSVLQSLFGAQTGSSNAGGNTRLVNGHSGLGSFSTAGLAGGAAGGIFHHAVPSVSSHQFGASLPTSGGLSSLLSLSSSQQNTPQPASMRLASASSPLPSSSSSTSQAQHSRTQSVLHSPSTPTLLLPPPPPLHSAPLHAESPPPSRSDSLHSVRLSHSSLHHQRAHSSLTLTISSFTPSSSAALSAAASSSSSSSSSSRQFAVHYSPRLPPTPPSSSGGGVSSMRRTQGMHGAYSTSSSLPGSRPR
- the dot1l gene encoding histone-lysine N-methyltransferase, H3 lysine-79 specific isoform X2, encoding MGEKLELKLKSPVGAEPAGYPWPLPVYDKHHDAAQEIIETIRWVCEEIPDLKLAMENYVLIDYDTKCFESMQRLCDKYNRAIDSIHQLWKGTTQPMKLNKRPSNGLLRHILQQVYNHSVTDPEKLNNYEPFSPEVYGETSFDLVAQIIDEMEMMEDDTFVDLGSGVGQVVLQVAAATTCKHYYGVEKADIPATYAETMDKEFKKWMKWYGKKHGEYTLERGDFLSEEWKERIANTSIIFVNNFAFGPEVDHQLKERFANMKEGGKIVSSKPFAPLNFRINSRNLSDIGTIMRVVELSPLRGSVSWTGKPVSYYLHTIDRTILENYFASLKNPKLREEQEAARRRQQKDTKDSKSNSTTPTKTKEQIKQDSGGEEEQPPLVTVVKPAAKPRRAKLISKGRKLNNNSNKKRGRPKKAAPAVDKNKKNQSALDLLHAKTLSAAPPQDAYLQPRSPFYQLPPKVQHYPANQLLLSPTPPGLQNLLDNFKVQYLQFMAYMKTPQYRSNLQQLLEQEKQKHRDLSGQAEQLHSVCQAHKDKIKGLFQTKLDELGVKALTVEDLLQAQKEISAHNHQLKEQTKQLERDMALLKDHSLLLLKSRCEELKLDWGSLCLENLLKEKQALRRQISEKQRHCLELQISIVELEKSQRQQELLQLKSYSPREDSPYRKNPDACSSADMDTSKFALSSAHALNGISPERLINGTSSPSFERPSTKTELLSRYLPISPDHEIVSAMPEARQRLQISHALPDYTRFSPAKIALRRHLNQEPTVSGHLKGLGLPTHRMEMGGMNSPLGAKQSSLSPNASDTQRSTERGGKEKSPSVQGESSIKSLPISIPLSTVHPSKLPVSIPLASVVLPSRAERLRSTPSPVSQACQINGLMNGGLHPEDQNGASSSPPNTNTPLAGPLSRGGPIQSPPISTGGVLHYADGPPRILTEDGGEECQEADSDTEPQDNELRRRMFFSSSSSSSSSSSSSGSGGSVAGGSRLHHHAGSSTKQGYHSNHGNHNHQSPGTQHSHTPAHVSSSHSAHCLASQEGRKRGRRKRGSTAAIAASGSPKRRSFPGINANNHSSGSPLNINSMVNNINQPLEISAISSPEQSSRSPARTEINQPPVLKRERPVEVNGTGHYSSAPSSDDDDSGYPADGSSSRIERKIATISLESRDGHNRIGENERGRKSGNSSGNSTGSEASSSSSSLSSTSKWKSTFSPISDPKQCNSDLRQGGSPFGMGGSNRDLDSDYKQHHQQPRKCSDGELSNYPNPFLSQETGNRSGASGGTQGGSMSEPRQALQKPKAPRDWELKTSSGHSSQNLFMSAAASNGGGILSGKVGASAVTVSSTGSSVGQYLGSQFPLGGTSVLQSLFGAQTGSSNAGGNTRLVNGHSGLGSFSTAGLAGGAAGGIFHHAVPSVSSHQFGASLPTSGGLSSLLSLSSSQQNTPQPASMRLASASSPLPSSSSSTSQAQHSRTQSVLHSPSTPTLLLPPPPPLHSAPLHAESPPPSRSDSLHSVRLSHSSLHHQRAHSSLTLTISSFTPSSSAALSAAASSSSSSSSSSRQFAVHYSPRLPPTPPSSSGGGVSSMRRTQGMHGAYSTSSSLPGSRPR
- the dot1l gene encoding histone-lysine N-methyltransferase, H3 lysine-79 specific isoform X3, which produces MGEKLELKLKSPVGAEPAGYPWPLPVYDKHHDAAQEIIETIRWVCEEIPDLKLAMENYVLIDYDTKCFESMQRLCDKYNRAIDSIHQLWKGTTQPMKLNKRPSNGLLRHILQQVYNHSVTDPEKLNNYEPFSPEVYGETSFDLVAQIIDEMEMMEDDTFVDLGSGVGQVVLQVAAATTCKHYYGVEKADIPATYAETMDKEFKKWMKWYGKKHGEYTLERGDFLSEEWKERIANTSIIFVNNFAFGPEVDHQLKERFANMKEGGKIVSSKPFAPLNFRINSRNLSDIGTIMRVVELSPLRGSVSWTGKPVSYYLHTIDRTILENYFASLKNPKLREEQEAARRRQQKDTKDSKSNSTTPTKTKEQIKQDSGGEEEQPPLVTVVKPAAKPRRAKLISKGRKLNNNSNKKRGRPKKAAPAVDKNKKNQSALDLLHAKTLSAAPPQDAYLQPRSPFYQLPPKVQHYPANQLLLSPTPPGLQNLLDNFKVQYLQFMAYMKTPQYRSNLQQLLEQEKQKHRDLSGQAEQLHSVCQAHKDKIKGLFQTKLDELGVKALTVEDLLQAQKEISAHNHQLKEQTKQLERDMALLKDHSLLLLKSRCEELKLDWGSLCLENLLKEKQALRRQISEKQRHCLELQISIVELEKSQRQQELLQLKSYSPREDSPYRKNPDACSSADMDTSKFALSSAHALNGISPERLINGTSSPSFERPSTKTELLSRYLPISPDHEIVSAMPEARQRLQISHALPDYTRFSPAKIALRRHLNQEPTVSGHLKGLGLPTHRMEMGGMNSPLGAKQSSLSPNASDTQRSTERGGKEKSPSVQGESSIKSLPISIPLSTVHPSKLPVSIPLASVVLPSRAERLRSTPSPVSQACQINGYSSCSGLMNGGLHPEDQNGASSSPPNTNTPLAGPLSRGGPIQSPPISTGGVLHYADGPPRILTEDGGEECQEADSDTEPQDNELRRRMFFSSSSSSSSSSSSSGSGGSVAGGSRLHHHAGSSTKQGYHSNHGNHNHQSPGTQHSHTPAHVSSSHSAHCLASQEGRKRGRRKRGSTAAIAASGSPKRRSFPGINANNHSSGSPLNINSMVNNINQPLEISAISSPEQSSRSPARTEINQPPVLKRERPVEVNGTGHYSSAPSSDDDDSGYPADGSSSRIERKIATISLESRDGHNRIGENERGRKSGNSSGNSTGSEASSSSSSLSSTSKWKSTFSPISDPKQCNSDLRQGGSPFGMGGSNRDLDSDYKQHHQQPRKCSDGELSNYPNPFLSQETGNRSGASGGTQGGSMSEPRQALQKPKAPRDWELKTSSGHSSQNLFMSAAASNGGGILSGKVGASAVTVSSTGSSVGSSNAGGNTRLVNGHSGLGSFSTAGLAGGAAGGIFHHAVPSVSSHQFGASLPTSGGLSSLLSLSSSQQNTPQPASMRLASASSPLPSSSSSTSQAQHSRTQSVLHSPSTPTLLLPPPPPLHSAPLHAESPPPSRSDSLHSVRLSHSSLHHQRAHSSLTLTISSFTPSSSAALSAAASSSSSSSSSSRQFAVHYSPRLPPTPPSSSGGGVSSMRRTQGMHGAYSTSSSLPGSRPR